GGAGCCTACGCCGATGCCGCCTGAAACCGAGACGATCGATCGACCGACCACGCCTCTGGCCGATCCTCCGTGGTGGCGGCAGCCCTACCGGATGGTTCAGACCAATCTGCGCCAAACGGACGCCGCGCTCGATCCGCGCCGGGTCGCCCGGCAGGCGCGCGAGTTCGGCGCCAACGTGCTGCTCTTCAACATCGGCGGGATTTTCGCCTTCTACCCGACCGATCTCGCGCTGCACGCCCGCAATCCCTTTCTGACCGGGGACCTGCTGGGCGATATGCTGAAGGCGGCGCACGACGAAGGATTGAAGCTGGTCGGGCGGTTCGATCTGTCGAAGGCGACCCGGATCGCCTACGAAGCCCATCCCGACTGGTTCGTGCACAACCGCGAGGGCCGGCCGATCCGCTACAACGGCACCTACCAGGCCTGCGTCAACGGCGGCTGGTACCAGGACTACGCGCATCGGATCGTGCGCGAGGCGCTGGGGCGCTACCCCGTCGACGGCGTGTTCTTCAACATGTTCGGCTACCGCAACTCCGACTACAGCGGCAACTATCACGGCATCTGCGTCTGCCGCCGCTGCCGCGAACGGTTCCGCGCCCTGTACGGCCGCGACCTGCCGGAGCGCGAGGACTTCAGCGACCCCGCCTATCGGGACTATCTCGCCTTCCAGCAGGCGACCACGGCCGAGCTGGCAGCCGACATCTACGCCACGATCAAGGACGTCAATCCCGCGATCGCCATGACCGGCCACCGCCACAGCAGCGACCTCATCCGCATGGAGGTGCAGCGCGCGGTCGACCGCCCGGCGCCGGAATGGCCGTATCAGGCCGGCGAGCAGGCCCGCTGGGCCGCCGCGATCGGACGCGGCAAGACCTTCTCCAGCACGTCGACCAACTTCATCGACTATGCCTGGCGCTTCTCGTCGGAGACCGGCGCCTACCACATGCTGCGCTTCGCCCAGCAATTGGCGGGCGGCGCGTCGCTCGACTACTACCTCCTGGGCACGTTCGATCAGGACGACACCAAGCCGTTCGAGCATATCCGGCGCCTCTACGCCTGGCACGGCGCGCATGAGGACTACTACCGCGATCTGCGCCCGGCGGCCCGGATCGGCCTCTACGAGTCGCACAAGACCGCCGTTCATGCTCGCGCCACCAAGACGGGCTCGGTCGCCCGGGCCTGCTTCAAGGGCGCCTACCGCGCGCTCGTCGAATCGCGCCTGCCGTTCGACTTCATCGCCGACCAGCACGCCGACGCCGCCGACTTCGACGCCCTGCTCGCGCGCTACGACGTCATCGTCCTGCCCAACGTCGCCTGCCTCGACGACGCCGAAGCCGCCGCGCTCGATGCCTATGTCGCGCAGGGCGGCGTCCTGCTCGCCACCGGGGAGACCGGCGCCTACGACGCGCAAGGCAACGAGCGTGACGCGCTTGCCCTGGCCTGCCTGCCGGTCGAGCGCATCGCCCTGCTGCGCGACGGCATGCGCGGAGCCTATTTCCAGCTCGATCCCGACTGGATCGACCTGCCGGACACGAGCCTGCTCTATCTCGACGGCTGGTACGTCCAGGCCACGCCGCGCGAGGGCGCGCGCGCCGTCCACCGCCTGCTGCCGCCGCAACGCTTCGGGCCGCCGGAACTGTGCTTTCCGGAAGTGGAGGCCAGCGGCGCCGGGGCTCTCGTCCAGGCGCACGGCAAGGGCCAGGCGATCTACCTGCCCTGGCTGCCGGAATGGCTCTACGACCGCGACAGCCTGCCGGACCATCGCGTCCTGCTGACGAGCCTGATCCGGCGGCACGCGCCGCCGCAGGACGTACGGCTGGAAGGAGCGGGGCCGGTCGAGATCACCGTGCACGACCAGCCCGGGCACGGCCGCCGGATCGTGCATCTCGTGAACTTCAGCGGCCAGCGCAACAACCTCTACGAAGAGCCGGTCGCGATCCACGGGTTGCGGCTGGGCGTGCGGAAGCCGGGCGGCCAGGCATCCGCCCTGGTCGCGGGAACGCGCCTGGACCCGTCGGAACAGGCGGCCGACCACGAGGGCTTCGTCTGGTTCGACCTTCCGCCTCTGGCCTATTTCGAAGCGATCGTCCTGCCGAACGAACCCTAGAAAACAGCCGGCACCACAACCAACACTGTCATCAGGGAGACGTCACGTGGCTGTTCCAATCCCTCTCACGCGCCTGCGACGTGCCGCTTGGGCGGGGGCCGTCGCGCTCCTGCTCGCGTCGCCGGCGATGGCGCAGAGCTATCAGGAAGCGCCCGAGCTCGCCGACGCCGTCGCCTCGGGCCAGTTGCCGCCCGTCGCCGAGCGCCTGCCCGAGCAGCCCCTCGTCGTCGAGCCGATGGAGGCGACCGGCAGCTATGGCGGCACCTGGCGCCTCGCCATGGCGAGCGCCAGCGACATCGGCACGCTGGTGCGCACGATCGGCTACGAGAACTTCACGCGCTGGGAGCCGTGGTCGCCGGACGACGAGCAGACGGACATCTTCCCCGGCGTCAAGATGAACGTGGCGGAATCGGTCGAGGTCAGCCCGGACAGCACGACCTACACCTTTCATCTGCGCCGCGGGCTGAAATGGTCGGACGGCCATCCCTACACGGCGGACGACGTCATGTTCTGGTACAACGACGTCTTCCTCAACGAGGAGCTCATGCCGGCCAAGCCCAGTTGGCTGGCGCGCGACGACAAGCCGGTCACGGTCGAGAAGGTCGACGACTACACGGTGACCTTCACCTACGCCCGGCCCTTCAGCCTCTTGCTGCAGTGGATGGCCGTACCCGCGAACGACCGCGAGCCGAACGCGCCGACGGCCTATCCCCGGCATTACCTCAAGCAGTTCCACAAGGACTACAATTCGGACATCGAGGCGGTCGTGGCCAGGGAGAACCAGCAGAACTGGGTCAGCCTGTTCCACCAGAAGGCCGACGCCTGGGCCAACCCGGACGTGCCGCGCCTCAATCCCTGGATCGTCACCACCGGCATCGGCCAGGGCGACGGCAGCCGCGTGGTCGCGAAGCGCAACCCGTATTACTGGAAGGTCGATCCGGACGGGAACCAGCTGCCCTATATGGACGAGGCGACGATCGACATCGTGGCCGACAAGGAGGTCATGCTGCTCAAGGCCGCGAACGGCGACTTCGACATGGTGGACAGCTATATCGGCTTCGTCACCACCTCGGAAAACAAGGCCACCTTCTTCGAGAACCAGGAACGCGGCGGCTACGAATTCTACGACGTCCTGCCGAATCGCGCGAACCTCATGATCTTCTCGCTGAACATGACCGCCAAGGATCCGGTCAAGCGGGAGATCTTCTCGAACATCGACTTCCGCCGGGCGCTCAGCGTCGCGACCAATCGCGACGAGATCATCGAGCTCGTCTATCTCGGCCAGGGCCGGCCCTACCAGGTCGTCGAGCGCCCGGAGTCGCCCCTGTTCGACGAGGAGATGGCGACCCAGTACACGCAATACGACCCGGACCTCGCCAACCGCATGCTGGACGAGGCGGGCTTCGCCGAGCGTGACGCCAACGGCCTCCGCCTGGGCCCCGACGGCAATCCCATCCGGATCACCGTCGACATCTCGCCTCTGCGCCAGCCCTGGATCGACAGCGCGGAGCTGATGCGGCGCTACTGGCGGGAGGTCGGCATCGAGCTGTTCATCAACACGGTCGACACGACCTTCCTGAACCAGCGCGTCGAGACCAACGCCCACGAGGCGGGCGTCTGGTCGGCCTCGGCGGGCGTCGACACGATCATCGACCCGAAATACTACTTCCCGTTCTCCTGGGCCTCGTTCTTCGCGCCTGCCTGGGGCCAGTGGTATGCCGACGCGCCCGGCGCGCAGGAGCCGCCCGAGGCCGCGAAGCGGCAGATGGACCTGTTCAACCAGCTCCAGGCCGAACAGGACCCGGCCGCGCGTCTCGAGCTGATGCGCCAGGTCATGGCGATCAGCAAGGAGCAGCTGTACACGCTGGGCATCGTCCAGCCGACCACGGACTACGGCATCATCAACACGCGCCTGCGCAACGTGCCGGGCGTCCTGATCGCGAGTTCGGAGTTCGTGCATCCGGGCGCCGCCAATCCCGAGCAGTTCTTCTTCGAGCCCGCTCCTTGACGCCTCGCCGGGACGCCTGACCATGATCGCCTTCATCGCCCGCCGGATCGGCTACATGATCGTGACCCTGGTCGCGATCTCGATCATGTCGTTCTTCATCATCCAGCTCCCGCCCGGCGACTTCGTGACCGCCATGGTGAGCGAGCTGAACCTGCAGGGGACGACGATCGATCCGGCGGCGATGGAGGCCATGCGCGCGCGCTACGGCCTCGACGATCCGCTCTACGTCCAATACCTCAAGTGGATCTCGAACATCGTCCTCTACGGCGATTTCGGCTACTCGCTCGAATGGCGCCGGCCGGTCGCCGACCTTCTGTGGAACCGGCTCGGCCTGACCTTCCTTCTGGCCTTCGCGACCTTGCTCTTCATCTGGGCGGTGTCGCTGCCGATCGGCGTCTACACGGCCGTGCGCCGCCGGACCTTCGGCGACTATCTCGCGACCTTCGTCGGCGTGCTCGGCCTCGCCATTCCGAACTTCCTGTTCGCCCTGGTCCTGATGTACGTGGCGTTCCGCTATTTCGGCCAGAACATCGGCGGCCTCTACTCGCCGGAATACGCGGACGCCCCCTGGAGCGTCGGCAAGGCGCTCGACCTCTTCGGCCATCTGATCATCCCGACCATCGTCCTCGGCACGAGCGGCACGGCGGCGCTGATCCGCATCCTGCGCGCCAATCTCCTGGACGAGCTCGACAAGCCCTATGTCGTGACGGCGCGCGCCTACGGCCTCTCGGAACGGCGCCTGCTGTTCAAGTATCCCGTGCGCGTCGCCCTGAACCCGTTCGTCAGCACGGTCGGCTGGGTGCTGCCCCATCTCGTCTCGGGCGCGACCATCACGGCCGTCGTGCTAAACCTGCCGATGACTGGCCCCCTGCTCCTGCGCGCCCTCGTCGCCCAGGACATGTACCTGGCCGGCAGCTTCATCCTGATGCTGAGCGCGCTCACCGTCATCGGCACGCTCCTGTCCGACCTCCTGCTCGCCTGGCTCGATCCCCGGGTCCGCCTGACCTGAGCCGCGGCGGCGGCTCAGTAGCCCGCGTGCTTGTCGACGACGTTGCGCAAGGGTTCGCCCCGGACGTAGCGGGCGAGGTTGTCGCGGAAGATGGCGTAGCCCCGCTCGACCGTCGCCTGGGTGGTCGCCCCGTTATGCGGCGTGACGATCGTGTTCGGCGCGATCCAGAGCGGGCTGTCGGCCGGCAGCGGCTCGGTCGCGTGGGCGTCCAGGCCGGCCCCCGCGATCCAGCCTTCCCGAAGGGCGTGCAGCAGGGCCGCCTCGTCGATGATGCCGCCGCGGGAGAAGCAGACGATGAAGGCCGATGCCTTCATCCGCCGCAGCTCCGCCTCGCCGATCAGGCCCGCCGTCTCGGGCGTGAGCGGCGCGGTCACGACGACGAAGTCGCTCTCGCGCAGCAGGACGTCGAGATCGCCGGATGCCAGCATCGTATCGAAATGCGGCCGAGCGGCGCCGGAGCGGCTGAGGCCGATCGTCCGCATGTGGAAGGCCTTGGCCTTGATCGCGAGGTCGGCGCCGGAATGGCCCGTGCCGACGATCCCGCAGGTCAGCCCGTTCAGCTCGCCGTGCCGGAACCGCTCCCAGCGGCGTGCATCCTGGGCGCGGATCCAGCGCAAGGCGTCGCGGCTCAGCATGAGCATGAGCAGGATCGCGTGCTCGGCCAGCGGGATGGCGCCGTTCCCCTTCGAGCAGGTCAGGACGACCGGGCTGTCGATCATGGCGGGATAGAGCTGCGTGTCCGGTCCGGCGGCCCAGCTGTGGACCCAGGCCAGCCGCCCGCCGCGCGCAAAGAGGTCGGCCGGCACGTCGCCGGCGACGACCTCGGCGTCCCCGATCACCGAGGCGAGATCGCCATCCGGGCGCAAGGCGATGACCTCCGCCTGCGACGCCGCGGCCCGAAAATCTTCGATCGTGGCCGGCGGAATGTCGCCACGTATGACGATACGCATGTTTGCAGCCTTCCTTCGAGCCCTCGGGACCCACGACACCACGGCATCGCCGTCTCGTGCGGGCCCGTTCGCCGGGGCGGTCTTCGCTCCAGACATGCTCGCCACGATCGCGTGATGCCAGGGCAAGGAAGCCTGTTCCCGCAGGCGCCGAGGGGGATTTCTCACCGTTTTTCTGTTTGGCTAACGCCAGCCTTGTACGACCACTTACGTTAGGTAAAGGTTTTTTTGCGTCTAGGCTCGCGGGCGCATCGCGACCGCCATGTCACGTTCCGAGCGTCCCGTTCGTCATGATGGCAGGCAACAGTCGAACCGTTGGGTCGCCGTCCGACACCTTGGGAGCTTCCGATGCCGCACCGTATCGTCAATCCAAGCGCGCTCTACGATCCGCGGCCGAACGGCTACAGCCATGTCGTCGTCTCGGAGCCGGGCGGCCGCCTGATCCACGTGGCCGGCCAGGGCGGCGAGGACCGGGACGGTCGGCTGGCCAAAGGGTTCCAGGGGCAGGTCGCGCAGGCGTTTGCGAACCTGCGCGCCGCCCTCGCGAGCGCTGACGCGTCGCCTGCCGACGTCGTCAAGCTCACGACCTACATCGTCGATCATGACGAGACGAAGCTGGCGACGCTGGCCGACGAGCTTCGTCGGACCTTCGGCGAAGCGTTTCCGGCGCAGACCCTGGTGCCGGTGTCCCGCCTCGCGCTCGACGGCATGCTGTTCGAGGTCGATGCCGTCGCGATCGCGCGGTGAGCGACGAGCGCGTCAGTCCTCGTTCGGCACGGCTGACGGATCGTACTGCGCGGCGAACTCGGCGCTGGGCGGGATCGGCTTGATCACGTCGATCAACACGCCATTCGGGTCGGCGGTGATGAAATGGCGCTGCCCGAAGGCTTCGTCGCGCAGGGGCGTCAGGATCGGCAGGCCGGCCGCCTTGAAGTGGTCGTGCACGCCATCCGGGTCGTCGACCTCGAAGTTCAGGATGAGGCCGGCGACGGGCCGGCGTCCCTGCTCCGGCACCGTCTCATGCTCGGGATCGAGGATGGCCAGCGTCACCTCCGGCTGGTCCGGCCTCTGCAGGTGGACGTACCAGTCCGCCTGGAACAGCGCCTCGAAGCCGAAATGCCTGATGTAGAAGGCGGCGGTGCCCGCGACGTCCCGAGTCATGATGACGGGATAGTAGCTGGTGATCTTCACGGGCGAGGCGATCCTTGGCTACCAAAGCACGACTCTACGGACTCTAGCCGATATCGGCGGACTTGATGACATCGATAAAGGCACGAAGCGCTGCCGGGACGTGCCGACGGCCGGGGTAGTAGAGGTAGAGCCCTGGAAAAGGGGGACACCAGTCCTCCAGCACCGCGACCAGGCGTCCGTCCGCAAGATGCTCGCGGACCATGGATTCGAAGACATAAGCGAGCCCAACGCCACCAAGCGCGGCCTCGACCATCAGATCCAGCTGATCGAGCGTGATCGGCCCTCCGACGTCGACCGCCATCTCCTGACCATGCCGCTCGAATTCCCAGCGGAAGAGCTTGCCGCTCGGCATGCGATGCCGGATGCAGGCATGCGCCGTCAGGTCGTCGGGAGTCTCCGGCTTGGGCCGTTCCGCGAAATAGGCGGGCGAGCCGACCACGAGACAGCGGGCGTCGCCGCCGAAACCGATGCCGATCATATCCTGCGGCACGGTCTCGCCCAGTCGGACACCGGCATCGAAACCGTCCTGCACGATGTCGACCAGCCGACCGTCGGTCGCCAAGTCGACATGCACCTCGGGATGAAGCCGTCGAAATTTCGGTATGACCGCATGGAGCATGAGGCGCGCCGGGATCAAGGCGGCATTGATCCGGAGCGTCCCGCCCGGCCGGTCACGAAAGTCCTCGACCTCATCAAGCGCACGATAGAGATCGTCGAGCGCCGGTCCGAGACGCAGCAAAAGCCGCTCGCCGGCTTCGGTGAGCGCGACGCTCCGGGTCGTCCGGTTGAGCAGACGCACGCCGAGTCGCTGTTCGAGAACCCGCATCATATGGCTGAGCGTCGAGGGTGCGAGGGCGAGCTCGTCGGCCGCCTGACGAAAGGACCGCAGCCGCGCGATGGCGGCGAAGGCCGTCAGCTCAGTAAGGCCCGCACGCGGCATTGATGGTTACGCTGCATCAGTCCATCCAACATCGGACGGATAATCCCATTAAAAGTGGATGTCCATCTTCGCTCCGAGCCCAAATGGCTGAAAGGAGCGAGATCATGTCGAAGACCTGGTTCATCACCGGCACCTCGTCAGGCTTCGGCCGTATCCTGACCGAACTGGCGTTGGATCGGGGCGACCGCGTCCTGGCAACGCTTCGCAGGACAGGCGCGCTGAACGATCTCTTGGATCGGCACGGCGACCGGTTGTCCGTCACCACGCTCGATCTAACCGACAGCGACGCGATCGCGCCCACGGTCGATCAGGCCTTCGAGCGGATGGGACCTATCGATGTCGTCGTGAACAACGCGGGCTATGGCCTCTTCGGCGCGGCCGAGGAGTTGAGCGAGGCGCAGATCCGCCATCAGATCGAGACCAACCTGATCGGTTCGATCGAGGTGATCCGGGCGGCGCTGCCGCATCTGCGTGCCCAGAAGGGTGGCCGGGTCCTGCAGGTCTCCTCGGAAGGCGGCCAGATTTCCTATCCGAACTTCAGCCTCTACCACGCGACCAAATGGGGGATCGAAGGCTTCGTCGAATCCGTCGCACAAGAGGTGGCGCCGTTCGGGATCCAGTTCACCCTGGTCGAGCCCGGCCCGACCGCCACGAACTTCGCCGCTGGCTTGGTAAGCGCCCCAGCCACGGACGCCTACGCGGACACGCCCTCCGGCGAAATCCGTCGTGCGCTGCAGACCGGGGCATTCCGGGCGACCGGCGACGCGCGCAAGATGTCGCACGCAATCCTGGCCAGTCTCGATCAGAACCCGGCACCTCGCCGCCTCACGCTCGGCAATACGGCCTACACATCAATTCACGCCGCGCTGAACGAACGTCTCGCCGCGCTCGAGGCGCAGCGAGACATCGCCCTGTCCACCGACATCGACTGAGCATCGGCGGAGCCCAGCCGATCAACCCGCGCCCGCGCAGATCGGCTGGGCAAGGAGCTCTGTGAGCACTGTCCGCTGGTTCGCCTCGGCGCGGCTCACATAGTGGCCTGCGTGCTGGACGACGAGCACCGCCAGCACCAGGGAGCCGAGGCCGAAGGCGATGCCCGCGGCGTTGCCGGGCCCGAGGGCGAGGAGCCGCCGCCCGGCGGCGGCCCCCGCGGTCGTCAGCAGGGCCAGAAGACCGAACGCGGCGCAGCACAGCATCGGTGAATCCTCCGCCCGTGGCGACCTAGTGGCAGGACGGGCGCTCGGTCAGACCATCCTCGTAGCGGTCGTGGTGGCGCACCCAGTCCATCGTCGTATCCTCGTTCCGTCCCTTGGGCGTGAGGTCGAGGAGATTGTGCGCGCCGATCAGGATGTCGCCGCCGCGCGCATAGGTCGAGTAGGTGTGGAAGACAGTGCCGTCCTCGTCCTTGTAGAACACGCTGAGGCCCGGCATCTCGCCGCCTTCGCCGTCGTTCATGCGGTAGTTGTAGTCGTAGCGGCCGGCCTCGACCTCTTCGGACGTCGCCGAGACGTGGAAGTCGTAGTTGAAGTCGCTGCCGTGCGACGACACCCAGCGGAACTTCCACGTCATGCGCTCCTTGAAGGGCAGGATCTCCTGCAACGGCGCGCGCGACACGGCGACCAGCGACACGTCGTGGTGCGCGAGATGCAGGTTCGCGCCGTCGAAATGGTCGGCGATGAAGGAGCAGCCGTCGCAGCCTTCCTTCCAGCCGGGCGCGAACATGAAGTGGTAGACGATCAGCTGGCTGCGTCCGTCGAACAGCTCGGCGAGCGTCTTGCGCCCGTCCGTGCCCTCGAAGGCGTAGTCCTTGTCGACCTTGACCCACGGCAGGGCACGGCGCGCCTCGCTCAGCCGGTCGTTCGCCTTGGTCAGCTCCTTCTCGCGGGCGAGCAGGTCCTTGCGGGCGTCCAGCCATGCCTCGCGTGAGACGATCGGATGACGTTCCATGGTCTTCTCCTCTCGTGGGTTGGATTCAGGC
Above is a genomic segment from Geminicoccaceae bacterium SCSIO 64248 containing:
- a CDS encoding D-2-hydroxyacid dehydrogenase, with protein sequence MRIVIRGDIPPATIEDFRAAASQAEVIALRPDGDLASVIGDAEVVAGDVPADLFARGGRLAWVHSWAAGPDTQLYPAMIDSPVVLTCSKGNGAIPLAEHAILLMLMLSRDALRWIRAQDARRWERFRHGELNGLTCGIVGTGHSGADLAIKAKAFHMRTIGLSRSGAARPHFDTMLASGDLDVLLRESDFVVVTAPLTPETAGLIGEAELRRMKASAFIVCFSRGGIIDEAALLHALREGWIAGAGLDAHATEPLPADSPLWIAPNTIVTPHNGATTQATVERGYAIFRDNLARYVRGEPLRNVVDKHAGY
- a CDS encoding beta-galactosidase trimerization domain-containing protein, producing MPPETETIDRPTTPLADPPWWRQPYRMVQTNLRQTDAALDPRRVARQAREFGANVLLFNIGGIFAFYPTDLALHARNPFLTGDLLGDMLKAAHDEGLKLVGRFDLSKATRIAYEAHPDWFVHNREGRPIRYNGTYQACVNGGWYQDYAHRIVREALGRYPVDGVFFNMFGYRNSDYSGNYHGICVCRRCRERFRALYGRDLPEREDFSDPAYRDYLAFQQATTAELAADIYATIKDVNPAIAMTGHRHSSDLIRMEVQRAVDRPAPEWPYQAGEQARWAAAIGRGKTFSSTSTNFIDYAWRFSSETGAYHMLRFAQQLAGGASLDYYLLGTFDQDDTKPFEHIRRLYAWHGAHEDYYRDLRPAARIGLYESHKTAVHARATKTGSVARACFKGAYRALVESRLPFDFIADQHADAADFDALLARYDVIVLPNVACLDDAEAAALDAYVAQGGVLLATGETGAYDAQGNERDALALACLPVERIALLRDGMRGAYFQLDPDWIDLPDTSLLYLDGWYVQATPREGARAVHRLLPPQRFGPPELCFPEVEASGAGALVQAHGKGQAIYLPWLPEWLYDRDSLPDHRVLLTSLIRRHAPPQDVRLEGAGPVEITVHDQPGHGRRIVHLVNFSGQRNNLYEEPVAIHGLRLGVRKPGGQASALVAGTRLDPSEQAADHEGFVWFDLPPLAYFEAIVLPNEP
- a CDS encoding thioredoxin family protein yields the protein MERHPIVSREAWLDARKDLLAREKELTKANDRLSEARRALPWVKVDKDYAFEGTDGRKTLAELFDGRSQLIVYHFMFAPGWKEGCDGCSFIADHFDGANLHLAHHDVSLVAVSRAPLQEILPFKERMTWKFRWVSSHGSDFNYDFHVSATSEEVEAGRYDYNYRMNDGEGGEMPGLSVFYKDEDGTVFHTYSTYARGGDILIGAHNLLDLTPKGRNEDTTMDWVRHHDRYEDGLTERPSCH
- a CDS encoding VOC family protein, whose protein sequence is MKITSYYPVIMTRDVAGTAAFYIRHFGFEALFQADWYVHLQRPDQPEVTLAILDPEHETVPEQGRRPVAGLILNFEVDDPDGVHDHFKAAGLPILTPLRDEAFGQRHFITADPNGVLIDVIKPIPPSAEFAAQYDPSAVPNED
- a CDS encoding ABC transporter permease, with protein sequence MIAFIARRIGYMIVTLVAISIMSFFIIQLPPGDFVTAMVSELNLQGTTIDPAAMEAMRARYGLDDPLYVQYLKWISNIVLYGDFGYSLEWRRPVADLLWNRLGLTFLLAFATLLFIWAVSLPIGVYTAVRRRTFGDYLATFVGVLGLAIPNFLFALVLMYVAFRYFGQNIGGLYSPEYADAPWSVGKALDLFGHLIIPTIVLGTSGTAALIRILRANLLDELDKPYVVTARAYGLSERRLLFKYPVRVALNPFVSTVGWVLPHLVSGATITAVVLNLPMTGPLLLRALVAQDMYLAGSFILMLSALTVIGTLLSDLLLAWLDPRVRLT
- a CDS encoding RidA family protein, producing MPHRIVNPSALYDPRPNGYSHVVVSEPGGRLIHVAGQGGEDRDGRLAKGFQGQVAQAFANLRAALASADASPADVVKLTTYIVDHDETKLATLADELRRTFGEAFPAQTLVPVSRLALDGMLFEVDAVAIAR
- a CDS encoding SDR family oxidoreductase, yielding MSKTWFITGTSSGFGRILTELALDRGDRVLATLRRTGALNDLLDRHGDRLSVTTLDLTDSDAIAPTVDQAFERMGPIDVVVNNAGYGLFGAAEELSEAQIRHQIETNLIGSIEVIRAALPHLRAQKGGRVLQVSSEGGQISYPNFSLYHATKWGIEGFVESVAQEVAPFGIQFTLVEPGPTATNFAAGLVSAPATDAYADTPSGEIRRALQTGAFRATGDARKMSHAILASLDQNPAPRRLTLGNTAYTSIHAALNERLAALEAQRDIALSTDID
- a CDS encoding ABC transporter substrate-binding protein; amino-acid sequence: MAVPIPLTRLRRAAWAGAVALLLASPAMAQSYQEAPELADAVASGQLPPVAERLPEQPLVVEPMEATGSYGGTWRLAMASASDIGTLVRTIGYENFTRWEPWSPDDEQTDIFPGVKMNVAESVEVSPDSTTYTFHLRRGLKWSDGHPYTADDVMFWYNDVFLNEELMPAKPSWLARDDKPVTVEKVDDYTVTFTYARPFSLLLQWMAVPANDREPNAPTAYPRHYLKQFHKDYNSDIEAVVARENQQNWVSLFHQKADAWANPDVPRLNPWIVTTGIGQGDGSRVVAKRNPYYWKVDPDGNQLPYMDEATIDIVADKEVMLLKAANGDFDMVDSYIGFVTTSENKATFFENQERGGYEFYDVLPNRANLMIFSLNMTAKDPVKREIFSNIDFRRALSVATNRDEIIELVYLGQGRPYQVVERPESPLFDEEMATQYTQYDPDLANRMLDEAGFAERDANGLRLGPDGNPIRITVDISPLRQPWIDSAELMRRYWREVGIELFINTVDTTFLNQRVETNAHEAGVWSASAGVDTIIDPKYYFPFSWASFFAPAWGQWYADAPGAQEPPEAAKRQMDLFNQLQAEQDPAARLELMRQVMAISKEQLYTLGIVQPTTDYGIINTRLRNVPGVLIASSEFVHPGAANPEQFFFEPAP
- a CDS encoding LysR family transcriptional regulator, whose protein sequence is MPRAGLTELTAFAAIARLRSFRQAADELALAPSTLSHMMRVLEQRLGVRLLNRTTRSVALTEAGERLLLRLGPALDDLYRALDEVEDFRDRPGGTLRINAALIPARLMLHAVIPKFRRLHPEVHVDLATDGRLVDIVQDGFDAGVRLGETVPQDMIGIGFGGDARCLVVGSPAYFAERPKPETPDDLTAHACIRHRMPSGKLFRWEFERHGQEMAVDVGGPITLDQLDLMVEAALGGVGLAYVFESMVREHLADGRLVAVLEDWCPPFPGLYLYYPGRRHVPAALRAFIDVIKSADIG